The following proteins come from a genomic window of Paramisgurnus dabryanus chromosome 19, PD_genome_1.1, whole genome shotgun sequence:
- the ppp1r8a gene encoding protein phosphatase 1, regulatory subunit 8a yields the protein MAANASTNTAVFDCPSWAGKPPPGLHLDVVKGDKLVEKLIIDEKKFYLFGRNPDQCDFTIDHQSCSRVHAALVYHRHLKRVFLIDLNSTHGTFLGRIRLEPHKPQQVPIDSTMSFGASTRVYTLREKPQTQSSSTTGDSKGLEDEELKGLLGLPEEETELENLTEFNTAHNKRISTLTIEEGNLEIQRPKRKRRSSRVSFSEEEEIINPEDVDPSVGRFRNMVQTAVVPIKKKKYEGHGTLGLDDSIARRLQNFPLSAGLYGDLPPTSHDFGGQGGGGQGGGSSAILAGMPLPFPNPAPEIDLTPTTVQPPAMLNPTPAPGPFMAEPLNEPRKKKYAKEAWPGKKPTPSLLI from the exons ATGGCGGCGAATGCAAGCACAAACACAGCTGTCTTTGACTGTCCGTCATG GGCAGGAAAGCCTCCACCTGGACTCCATCTGGATGTGGTTAAAGGAGACAAATTAGTAGAG AAACTGATCATTGACGAGAAGAAGTTTTATCTGTTTGGGAGGAACCCAGACCAATGTGACTTCACGATAGACCACCAGTCCTGCTCACGGGTCCATGCGGCACTGGTCTATCACAGACATCTGAAGAGGGTCTTTCTTATTGACCTCAACAGCA CCCATGGCACATTTCTGGGCAGAATCCGCCTCGAACCTCACAAACCTCAGCAGGTGCCGATTGACTCGACTATGTCTTTCGGTGCGTCCACAAGAGTGTACACGCTGAGAGAGAAGCCCCAAACACAGAGCAGCTCAACTACAGGAGACAGTAAAGGACTGGAGGATGAAGAACTTAAGGGATTGCTTGGCCTTCCAGAAGAAGAGACGGAGTTGGAG AACCTGACTGAGTTCAACACGGCTCATAACAAACGCATTTCCACACTCACCATTGAGGAGGGAAACCTGGAGATCCAGAGACcaaagaggaagaggaggagctCACGAGTGTCCTTCAGCGAGGAGGAGGAAATCATAAACCCAG aggATGTTGACCCCTCCGTTGGACGCTTCAGAAACATGGTGCAGACAGCTGTGGTCCCCATTAAG AAGAAGAAATACGAAGGCCACGGCACATTGGGATTGGACGACAGCATAGCTCGCCGATTACAGAACTTCCCCCTCAGTGCTGGGCTCTACGGCGACCTGCCACCCACCAGCCACGATTTTGGAGGCCAGGGGGGCGGCGGCCAGGGAGGCGGGTCATCTGCAATCCTTGCCGGTATGCCTCTACCCTTCCCCAACCCCGCCCCAGAGATCGATCTCACACCCACCACTGTGCAGCCCCCTGCTATGCTGAACCCCACACCTGCGCCAGGACCCTTTATGGCCGAGCCCCTGAACGAGCCACGCAAGAAAAAATATGCAAAGGAGGCGTGGCCTGGCAAAAAACCCACCCCCTCCCTGCTGATCTAA
- the pdik1l gene encoding serine/threonine-protein kinase pdik1l has protein sequence MVSSQAKYELIQEVGRGSYGVVYEAVVHQTGARVAVKKIRCHSPENVELALREFWALSSIQSQHPNVIHLEECVLQRDSLAQRMSHGSSSSLYLELVETSLKGEITFDPRCAYYMWFVMDFCDGGDMNAYLLSRKPSRKTNTSFMLQLGSALAFLHRNQIIHRDLKPDNILISQGRTPAGSLDPILKVADFGLSKVCSCSGLNPEEPASVNKCFLSTACGTDFYMAPEVWEGHYTAKADIFALGVIIWAMVERITFVDVETQKELLGSYVQQGEDIVPLGEALLENPKMELHIPARKKSMNAGMKQLIREMLSANPQERPDAVELELRLVRIACRELDWDT, from the exons ATGGTGAGCAGTCAAGCCAAATACGAACTGATCCAAGAGGTGGGCCGGGGCAGTTACGGTGTGGTTTACGAGGCAGTCGTACACCAGACAGGCGCTCGTGTGGCTGTGAAGAAGATCCGCTGCCATTCCCCGGAGAACGTGGAGCTGGCCCTGAGGGAATTCTGGGCACTGAGCAGCATTCAGAGCCAGCATCCCAACGTCATTCACCTGGAGGAATGCGTCCTTCAGAGAGACAGTCTTGCTCAGAGGATGAGCCACGGCTCCAGCTCTTCGCTCTACCTGGAG cTGGTGGAGACCTCCCTGAAAGGTGAGATTACGTTTGACCCCCGCTGCGCCTACTACATGTGGTTTGTCATGGACTTCTGCGACGGTGGAGACATGAATGCCTACCTGCTTTCCCGCAAACCCAGCCGCAAGACGAACACCAGCTTCATGCTGCAGCTGGGCAGCGCTCTGGCCTTCTTGCATCGCAACCAGATCATCCACCGAGACCTCAAACCCGACAACATTCTCATCTCGCAGGGCCGCACCCCGGCCGGCAGCCTCGACCCCATCCTGAAGGTGGCCGACTTCGGCCTCAGCAAGGTCTGCTCCTGTTCAGGCCTGAACCCAGAGGAACCGGCCAGCGTCAACAAGTGTTTCCTGTCCACGGCTTGCGGGACGGACTTCTACATGGCACCGGAAGTATGGGAGGGCCACTACACGGCTAAGGCAGACATTTTCGCTCTGGGGGTGATCATATGGGCTATGGTGGAGCGGATAACATTTGTTGACGTGGAGACGCAGAAGGAGCTGTTGGGAAGCTACGTGCAGCAGGGCGAGGATATCGTGCCGTTGGGGGAGGCTCTGCTGGAAAACCCCAAAATGGAGCTCCACATCCCGGCACGAAAGAAAAGCATGAACGCTGGCATGAAGCAGTTGATTCGAGAGATGCTGTCGGCCAATCCGCAGGAGCGGCCTGATGCAGTCGAGCTAGAGCTTAGACTCGTCCGTATCGCGTGCAGGGAACTCGACTGGGACACGTGA